One window of the Xenopus tropicalis strain Nigerian chromosome 10, UCB_Xtro_10.0, whole genome shotgun sequence genome contains the following:
- the oser1 gene encoding oxidative stress-responsive serine-rich protein 1, which produces MESEAKDGEEENLQSAFKKLRVDAEGCTASLCATNGSTTRTSVRPSLEDTKPKILGSLKESWHGSSRKTTRGAVRTPRRRRSKSPVLHPPKFTHCSAKASTSSQLKHKTLCDTQDGGGSVGGTATSDPASTALDVGGYRRFYLEPSGASPSETSSETIKNASISLASPASLTASQPSDFQSVSILGTAAECTCDEKECQCKNCWQNMEVYSFSGLRDMLSECEKTVKEDHSQTLQNRTQPSANGTSGSPRSCSEQARASVDDVTIEDLAGYMEYYLYIPKKMSHMAEMMYT; this is translated from the exons ATGGAATCAGAAGCAAAAGACGGGGAAGAGGAGAACCTACAGAGTGCATTTAAAAAGCTGCGAGTTGATGCTGAAGG GTGCACGGCGTCCCTTTGTGCTACTAATGGGAGCACTACAAGGACATCTGTTCGACCTTCTTTAGAAGACACCAAACCGAAAATATTGGGCTCGCTAAAAGAAAGCTGGCATGG ATCATCTAGAAAAACCACAAGGGGAGCGGTGAGAACACCTCGCAGAAGACGTTCCAAATCCCCTGTCCTTCATCCTCCAAAGTTTACACACTGCAGTGCAAAAGCCTCGACTAGctcccagctaaaacacaaaacCCTATGCGATACCCAAGATGGGGGTGGCAGTGTAGGCGGCACAGCTACCAGTGATCCAGCCAGCACTGCTCTTGACGTTGGTGGGTACAGAAGATTTTATCTCGAGCCATCAGGAGCTTCTCCTTCGGAGACCTCTTCAGAGACCATAAAAAATGCTTCCATTTCATTGGCTTCTCCTGCAAGTCTGACGGCTAGTCAGCCCTCAGATTTTCAGTCTGTATCCATACTCGGCACTGCTGCAGAATGCACTTGCGATGAGAAGGAATGCCAGTGCAAGAACTGCTGGCAAAACATGGAAGTGTACTCTTTCTCTGGCTTAAGGGACATGCTGTCGGAGTGTGAGAAGACAGTTAAAGAGGACCACTCTCAGACTTTGCAAAACAGAACTCAGCCTTCGGCTAACGGCACTTCCGGATCCCCACGCTCTTGCTCAGAACAAGCGAGAGCATCAGTGGATGATGTAACTATAGAAGACCTTGCAGGATACATGGAATATTACTTGTATATTCCAAAGAAAATGTCCCACATGGCTGAAATGATGTACACTTGA